The Anoplopoma fimbria isolate UVic2021 breed Golden Eagle Sablefish chromosome 9, Afim_UVic_2022, whole genome shotgun sequence genome contains the following window.
aatgttagttagagtctgatggtggcatcttgcatggtagcctgtcatcagtgtgtgaatgggtgaatgatatgtaatatactactgattgtaagtcgctttggataaaagcgtctgctaaatgactgtaatgtaatgtaatgtaatcaacCCCTACCATCCGATTCCCTGCCAGATTAATGCTATAAGCTCtatcagcactgttgccattgtttgcactgttagcaacATCAGCTGCCAGACTACAGCTCAGCCgccgccatgttgagagccgtgtggaggcaatccctcaatcatagatATGCTCTCAATTTGGAATTTTGCacctttaacatgttttatctaatttgtttaatcagtttaacaaaaaaagtgtaaaaagggCTCAATGTGGtttgtatgctaagctaactgtctcctggCTTTAGATTCACatttgacagacagacaatagaACAATCTTCTCATGTAACTCTAAATAAGAAAGCAAATAGGCATATTTCCCGAAACTATTTGTTTAAGACCGTCCTTGTGCAGGACTATTTCTCGGCTTCATATTTAAACGAATATTCCCGTATCGCTCGGCAAGAAAGTGACATCCCAAAATATCAATCTATTCCTTAAAAAGCAGACCAATGTCTACTCTGAGATCACTTGTCACAGGTTGGGTCTGTTTATACATTGCAAGCAGTTCTTTGCTTTAACTGAATAGTTTTGAGAGGCCTGAATACTGTAGGCAAAATATTCAGTACATCAGAAAATTGAAAGTGCAATAAACCTAAATTTATGTTGcagaaatatgttattttaaagtGCTTCCGTTTTATATTCATGATGTCATAACCCCTCAGATTTACCCTGGTTCTAGATAGTAAATCCAGATCGTGTGCTTCTCTTACAGAAAGCTGGATGCTTTCATTTACGACGCCGCGGTGCTGAACTACATGGCGGGCCGAGACGACGGCTGTAAGCTGGTCACCATCGGCAGCGGTTACATCTTCGCCACCACAGGTTACGGTATCGCCCTGCAGAAAGGATCCTACTGGAAACGCCTGGTTGATCTGGCCATACTGGGAATCATAGGAGATGGTGAGCGCTCGCACGCATCCACATTCTGCACCACCTCAGTCACACACGTTTGAGTTTAAGTTTCTCAGATGATCAAGGCTTTTATAGTCATAACCGCTGTACCATTgctcatctctccctcctccccctccctctctcagagAGCTATCAGGGGCTAGTCTTAACACaccatttcatcatcattacaccatgtgtgtgtgtgcgcatgtgtgtgtgtccaccatgTCCTGTTATGTTTACTCCTCCAGATTGTTCTGTATAATAAGCTGTGAGCTGGTGCGAATGGAGGAAAGAGAACGAGCCAGACAGaaaccaaactgctgaaaccACTGAAAGCACTTTGCTTCACACCCGGCCTTTTTATTCAGGGCAAACACCCGTGTACGCAtgcgacacacaaacacactcgaTCTCATAATAATTCCTCCCATCTTTCCTTATCACTCCATCACTATCaattcttctccctcctcctacaacccttttttttcactccaCCTCCTATCTCCTTTCCATTACGATCTATTTACCACTTCACTTCTTGCACCTTCTCCCTTCTCCCCTCCATCTTTCCTCGTAATGATACGGCCTTTTTCCCACCACACCTGTTTTATTCTCTCTATCattcattccctctctctctatcgaCCTCGTTTTATTCCTTCTCCTTCATCCCCTACCTGCAGCCATCTTAAACTTTCACTTCCACAGAGCTATTGGGCAGGACTGAACATCTCCTTCATCCAATACAATTTGCATAACAAACCAACAGGTGTTGCAGAACGCTTctatgattacattacattacattacagtcatttagcagacgcttttatccaaagcgataAAATTCTACTTAACTCCATATACAAGCACTTAAAGGGTAGTAAAAACCATGCTAGATTGTTGTTTGCAGACTTATTTTCTGCCTTCAACACTATACACCCCCACCTGCTGGTGTAGAAACTTAGAGTGCTTTGGATTGGACTCAAACGATGTGGGATGGATTTTGGACTTCCTCACTAACGGGACTGAGAGAGTGAGAATAAATTAACTTCTATCTGGACTGTCTTTAACATCAGCTGGCTCCCTCCAAGGCTGCGTCCTGTCTCATATATTATTTACACCAATGACATGTGCATTGATTCCAGCTGTACCACCAATCTCCTTCAAACACTTTAATTACCGGACAAGATTGAGAGGTTGCGATAGTTTAAACAAGTATTTTTGCATCATAAGTGACAATACTTTGACCACAGAAATGCAGAGtgagaaaagcagcagcagcgtctttTATCATCTGAAGAAGCTAGCCGAGTTCCAGGTTGACAGATCCCCGATGACACGgtttcataaatattttattgagtcAGTTTCCACCTTTGCCTCCAGCTGGTATGCATCCCTCAAACAGAAAAACTCATTAACAAAGGTAATGAAAGTCAGCAGCAAAATCATTGGCGCTGAGCAGAAATGTCCATCTTAACTGTTCAACAAACATCtgttaaagaaaacagaagtcaTTATATCTGACAGTACACACCCCTGCACTTAGAGTTTAGGTTTAAGATATACATTCTCTATCATACCCTACGTTTCACTGCTGAACTCTGCAGAGTACAGGCGGTATCAGCAAATCTCCAACCATTCCTGTTCTTTTCACTTACTATATTGCAATTTCGTTTTTTTACtcctgtatttatgtttttatcttgtggttatgtatgtgtgttgtttatCTTGTGTGTCTCAccctgtgttgtttttgcttcTGCTACAAAACCGATTGCCTCCTCGTAAACAAATAAAGGTCTTGAACCTGAACTTTCCAACAGGTgagatggaggagctggaggcgCAGTGGCTGACTGGGATCTGCCACAACGAGAAGAACGAGGTGATGTCCAGTCAGCTTGACGTAGACAACATGGCGGGTGTTTTCTACATGCTGGCCACCGCCATGGGCCTCTCCATCCTCACGTTCATCTCTGAACACCTTTTCTACTGGAGGCTGAGATACTGCTTCACTGGCGTCTGCACTGGGAGGCCGGGTCTGCTCTTCACCATCAGCAGGGTGAGGATAAGGAAATGTATCTATTGCCACTGCAGGAACATGAACCAGTTTTTGGTCCTTCTGCCTCTGAGGTTGTATTTAAGATGTTGCCGTGAGAATTTTCAGTGCTGAACATGACTTACTGATCAAACAGCATCCCCGAGAGTGCAACAACTGATGAACAGCATTGATTGAGACTGCGAGAAAGCACTTATTGCAATATCAATACCAGGACTCGGGATGTGAATTTCTTGTAATGTTATTGATGTTTAAACAGTGAAGGCGACTTGCAGACTACTCTTAAAGAGTCTGAAATACAGAGAGAGCGGGctataaacacagagacagagcaaGCAAAACGAAGCTTAACTTTATTTGCAAATTGTCTTAATGCGGTTTCAAACTGAAAGCAGagaaataacaagaaaaaaccCGGCGAGTTATTGCGACTCTGAAGGCAGCCTTTGTGGTGTTTAACAAAGGCAATTCAAACACAGTAAATTAcaagaaaaatagtttttttttctgttgtcagTCGCATCTCAAACAAAGCCCAAATTTGCCCAACCATGGTTCTTCAGATGCAGTGGAATGCAAACAGGAACGCACAAAAATGACTTGTAGCCTGAAACATGATTGTttcagcaaagagaaaaaaactaatctgtGGACCATCATAAGTCTGAGAAACACACAATAGTTACTGTTAACATTAAGTCTgggtatgtactgtatgtgataAAAGAGGAAATAGAGGGAAAGTGTGATTATATGGCCCAACTGAGGAAGAGATGAACTAACTGCTGTGCATATGGACGGTAGGATAGAggaatcaaacaaaaaaaggatgatgtgaacacacactctcatatAGACACACTCTACACAAAGCTCTCATATCTctcactcacccacacacaaaacacacacacaacacacacacacacacacacacacacacacacacacacacacacacacacacacacacacacacacacacacatacaggagtCTGgtctaaaaaagtaaaaaatggtAACACATATACAGGAGGAGCGAGTGGATGGACGGAGTTGACCACatgggcagacagacagacagacgcacattcacacacacacacacacacacacacacacacagacctaaATATGCCATTCTTTCATTATTCATATGTCATGTCTCTGTGTGAGGCAGGGCTTTTATTCCAGACGAGCAGCATTtcacacattaaatgttttacaaaaagggtgcgatgtctgtatgtgtggaagtgtgtgtgtgtgtgtgtgtgtgtgtgtgtgtgtgtgtgtgtgtgtgtgtgtgtgtgtgtgtgtgtctttcctTCTCTCGGTGTGGGCATGCCGCTCGGAGCAGCGATTCTGGAGGTTAAGTGGCTTCAGGAAGAACATCTCCTTGCACTCAAAGGCCCCTTCCAGTGACATAATCACCTAAATTTAATTTTGTAGGCGCCTCTGAGAGCAGTTCATCTAAAAAAGTGGCGATTATCTCTTTTAGCcacattacaaaacaaaacgaGGTTAAAGTTTGGGATGCAGAGGTCTTCTTTAATTTACCGGGCATGGAAATTAGTCTTGTTCATGTTTGAAGTTCTTTCTTGTAAAGTCATTGGGTTGGGATATAAACCTTTATTATCTCCCTGatctctctcccctctgcctcccctcTACTCTCGTTTTTTATTCTTCCtattttgtttcctctcctctcagggTATATGGAGCTGTATCCATGGCGTTCATATAGACATGAAGAAAAAGAATCCTGAGCTGGACTTCAGTCCTCAAGCCAACATGCTGCATCTGCTCAAGTCTGCCAAGTCCATGGCCTTGTCTTCTCCCAAACGCAACACTGTCCTTCTGCAGCCCAACATCCTGGATGTGATGTCGGGGAAAGGTACTTTAACTCACACACAGTACACCTTACAGAGTATATTGTacactgtatttatattgtatatattaacCTCCAGGCAGAGCAGGCAAACACGCACAGAGGTCACCCTGCCCTTTCTATACGGTGTACTTATGCAGATCTAAAGGTGACTCCTCTCACCTTGTTGTGGACTCCAGACTGTAATCTCATTGACTGTCATGTATAAGCTCGCCTCGTGATTAGAAACACTTAAGGTGGCACACACAGCGTGCCAGGGCAGTAGATAATGGATCAGGCTGTGCATCCATCCAAATCGTCTATTGTACCTGCTGTCTGAGGTGcatctctccttgtctcctagGTAACTCACTCGGTCTGCCCCCGAAGGGTCCTGGTCTCTATAGCAACGCTGCTGGTCCGCACAGCTTCTTGTCATTGTCCGGGCGACACAAAAACCTCCTGAACAATGCCGCGCCGTTCCCCGTGCAGCAGAAAGCCACCCCTCTTCAGACCAGCCCCAACAAGCCCCAGCTGTCAATCACCAACGACAACGGCAAGACCCGCCTCACCGGGTCGGCCCTCGCCGCTGTGCCGCAGGGCTCCAAACCCCGAGCCCTGTGGAAGAAAAGCGTGGAGACACTGAAGACTCAGCCCACTGTCGTATCGCCGGGCCCAAGCCCCGTCCCCTCATCTGGACCCGGACCCCCAACAATGAAGAGCCAGCGCTACCTGCCTGAAGAGCCGCCGCCGCATTCTGACATCTCAGAGTGCTCCAGCCGGCCGCCATCACACAAAGATTCTGACTCCATTGCGGCGGCGAGGGGCGGATTCAAGCCCATCAATCAGCtgaggaagaggggggaggagggaggaggaggaggaggaggaggaggaggggtagTTGGGGGCGGAGGATCCAAGATCTACTCCATTGACTCAGACCAGGCCAGTCTCCAGTCCGCTCCGCCCTACCAGCGGGACAGCCAGGGGGAGGCGACGACCACGTTTACCCCCTGACCTGTTTCCACCCGACAGCACATACTCGCACACTCACACGCTCTCCCACCAGGTGGACGCGCCCATTTTGCAGCTGAGTGCCAGCCTGCTGCACCACAGTCACAGCGCGGAGGCCGACCTGCACTCCCTGAAGGACAAGAAGTACAGcacctacacacacagcaggtatGACGCCCTGACCATGTTTCAAGCGctttgtatagttttttttctgtctttgtgtgattAATCGGTGTCGTCCTCTCTTCCCTGCAGCGCGAAGGACAAAGCCGGAGGTTCATTCGACACTCCGGGTGCAGGTCAGGGGTCACAGAGCGTCAGGCCCGGCCACTGTCGCTCCTGCCTCACCAAGCTGACCGGCTACTCCGGCCTCTACACCGTGCGCTCGCCACAGGCCCGCTGCGACGCCTGCGCCCACCTGGGGAACCTGTACAACATCAGCGAGGATCACCTGCACTCGCACTACTCCCACACACACGCCCACCCACACGGCGGGGACATGTTTACACACTTCCTTCCCCAGAGCGAGCTGGGCCTGGTGGGCGAAGGGGACGGGCTGGTCAGCCACTTCGagccctccccttcctccccgtCGCCTCTGCCCTCCTCCTCGCCGGCCCAGCACCTGCAGCTGAGTCGTCAGCACTCCTATGAGAACGTGCTTCCGGACGGCGTTCCCGAGCGGCAGTCGCAGCTGCACACCCACCTGCGGGGGCTGAGCCTGCCCGACAGAGATAGGGAGCGGGAGCTGACCCTCGACGAGGGGGCGTATGCTAATGTCCTCACGATGCGCTCCGATCGTCCGTACAGCAGCCGCAGCCCCCGTCCCCGTCGCCCTCGCACCACCACAGCCTGGACGCCCCTATGCCCCTCCCCGGCGCTCCAAGAGTCTCTTCCCTGATCGGCCTTCTCACAACCCTTTCCTCCAGTCGGCTCCTGGCACAACACAACGAGACCCCTCCCCCCAGTCTGTCACACGCATGCCGCAGAGAAGTTCCGCCCACGAGCTCTATAAGCAGCGAATGCCGCTGTCGCTTACCCTCGGTAACCATGGCGGCCATCACAACAACCAGCACGCCGGCCTTGTCGACCAACAGGTGTTCTACCCTCAGCAGGAGCCCCCTGTGGTGGCCTACATGGTCCCACCCGCCGGCTCTCAGCCAATGAGCTATGTGACAGCGCCGCGGGCCTCGAGCGCCGGCGGCAACAGGCCCCGCCTCTACCGCCGCATGCCCAGCATCGAGTCCGACGTCTGAGAGTCGCATGCAACACGCGTACTCTCCCtgaaacacactaacacacacgcatgccagacagaggtgtgtgtgtgagaccggAACCAGGCTGCTCTGATTCTAagcacatacacagaaacacacacacacacacacacacacacacacacacacacaggggaaaagATGAGGAGGTCTGCTCTGGACTTTAAGGTTGATGGGGATGCTGGGTAAATAAATGGTTGTTTCTTTATCACACCTTCTACAGGACAGAGTTAGGGCCACGGGGACACCTGGAGGCACTATACAAGATgaaaagcgtgtgtgtgtgtgttagtgtcagtgtcagtgtgtgtgtgtgtgtgctagccTCAAGCCGTGGGCAACGAGGCACAAAAACTGACAAATACGTCCAACAAGACGGATCGAATCCCCGGCGGAATAAGAAGGACACTGTACACGGAGTCTAACGCCAACAGTGGGATCTGACGGGAGATACAGCAGTGTGTTTGGGAAGACGAGCCCAGCCTCTTGGAGATGAAGAGGGACTCAAAGAAAAAAGCCCCTTTTATTTCtgagattacacacacacacacacaaacacacacacatatttcagcccctctccaggactCTCCTGTTGCACTATGATTTCTACAGTCAACCCGTATGTTGTCTGAGCCTCCAAACTGCACTGCCAGCATGGCTTAAAGAGTAGAACACTACACTAGAGTAACTCTCGACTTGAACGGATATCACTATCTTTGTGATAGACTAGACTGGGAGGCGGGCTGCTGGTCGGGACGCACGTCTGCCCGCAGATGTACAAACACtcgaacacacacgcacacactgtgtCTGTTTCTACAGGTGGGGGGGGAATAGTAAGAAACTACCgactgtttgttattgttgatgtCAGTTGATTGAACATTCCAAAAAAGTGGCCGCCAGTTAAAAAGCCTATCAGGACGAGAGTGTGTGTTCTCGTGTTTCTACATCTAGAGACGTACAGTAGAGCATCCTTGCTTCCTCTCTTAGCTAGCCTTCAGGTCATACTGCATGCTTCCTACTGCCCTGTGTTACAGTTAAACTCCTATACAGGgtcatatatgcacacacacacacacacgcatacacacatataaatatatatatgcacatacacgcacacacatacgcagTAGTTTAGGATCGTAGTTTTAGGTCGGGTGTGTGTGTCGAGGCTACGAGATAGCTTCTCTCTGTGCACTTTGTAGATTTTATACCCTGCCACCTAACACAGACGTTTGaccaaaaacacttttgtactgaaaaatatgaatattctCAATCATTCGCTGGATAGATGTGttctttttctcttatttcTCTTTAACATTGGGATTTAGGGCACCGTTGATTTTTCCATTGTGAGGTCAGAAGTTTTAGAAGTGTTAGAAAATGGGTACAGCATCACACAGTATACACAACAACAACTCTTAAtctttctcttattttcttaacttttaCAGTGctcatcctctccttcatcAGCTTTCATTTACTCTCTTAATTACTCCTTTGTCTTTTCGCTCCTTCCCTGCTTCCTTCTATTATAGAGTAGATTGAGTATCAGAAGAATAAAGTTCAGTCgtggtgttttttaaaaactcaacataTTGTTGGAAATCACTTTATATCGGTAGTCGTTCAAAATCCTAAAATTCAACACCGGCTCTCGTAGGatacattcctttttttttctaaataagtTTTTATGTTGATCAAAAGACCTCGAGGCCCTTTTTTCAATGTTTCCGTAGTGAATTTAGAGGCTGAGTGCATCACTGTTGCAGATTTACTCACCAAATGAATACTCCTGGACGAGCGTCAGAGTAGCTGGTACTTGTGTGGCTCTCTGTTGGCGAGAACACAGCGTTGTGTTTCAGCGGAGAGAGTCACATGGCGAAGCAGAGAGTTTGCAAAGTGACTCGTTACGGAggcaacactcacacacacacacacacacacacacacacacacacattcaacgAGCTGGcaatgtgtgtatgagtgttcTAGAAATCCATAATCTACTGAGTAAGGGCATTGATTTTTGAGCACAAAGATTTTGATGGAAAAAATACTTGATATCCCATTAGCTGAGCGTCtgtctctattctctctctttctcttctctactctctctctctcacatacatacacacacacacacacacacacacacacacacacacacacatagctctATAAATATTGGCTGCAAAGAATGCAAGACAGTTTGAACAAAACAACGCACCTTTTTGAACGTTGAACGCTAACCCCTCTTTTGGTAATCTTACAGGTTTGGTGTGTGAGTTATATGCAGAATATCAGGTTGCAATATTATACTTCTGTACAGAgaaaaaatctttgtttttaaatgttagaaAACGGATatcatttgtttgatttgaacGGTATTAAGTGTTGAATTCATTTCAATAACAACGTGGCTTTTTATTCTGCTTctttaaaaggacaaaaaaaaaaaaaaaaagactggcatgtttttttagattcttgtgtgatttattatttatttttttccttctggtGTGTTGTTGGTTGGGACCTCACTGTACAGTCCTCACTGCCTGGTTAGCAGACTAGTTAACCGTCCTGGTCGGCTCACCGGTTAACTAGCAACTCGTAGCTGGGTCTCTCATGTGAATCACACTCAATGAATAATGATAGTCCAGCCTGTGTGGTTAATACCAACCCCCTCCCACCCACATAGTTCTCTTCCACTACGAGTCTGTGCTGTTTCACCTCTGAgtgtgagcgagtgtgtgtgcgtgcgtgagtgtgtgtgcgtgcgtgagtgtgtgtgtgtgtgtgtgtgtgtgtgtgtgtgtgtgtgtgtgtgtgtgtgtgtgtgttttacagcgTGCAGGCATTTATATAAGTCAGTGGATGATATGTGTAACAAgaggttgtttgtgtgtgtgtgtgtgtgtgtgtgtttgtgtgtgtgtgtgtatactttTCTGTACTCTCTTCGGTTTCGTCCCACACATAACATTTGACCCAGCTCTTACTCATATAACAcaaatacagcacacacacacacacacacacacacacacacacacacacacacacacacaaacacatgttgcGTCTGTACTGTTGTTGGTTCAGCGAGCATGTGGAATGAGTTCTGTGCGTCCACCATCACACCGATTTTTACACCAaccttttgtttgattttttgggattcttatttttttttatttaaattgcatgACGTGCTTGTGTTTCTGGTGGTACCTATTTTGCTGCAACACCTGAGTTTCTCCCTGAGTTGACCTACTGAGGCTACATGCACCAACGTCTCCCTCCACCCTTGGTTAGTGCACCACATCCACCTGGAGCCCCGGATGCTTAAAGGACCCGGCCTGCGATGTCACCAGGGCGCCAAGCTGGCTCCTGCACAACGCCAGCCACCCGTCAATGAACATGTGGTAAAAGTTTGTCAGATTGGTTCCAGATAAAACACATCTCATACACAGCACCGGGTGGAGGGGTGCATTGGTGTGTAGTACTCCGGGTCTCCCTGCCGTGTATCTCACTTGTGTATAAGTTCAGGGGTTTCTAAGCTACTAGTTGTGTTGTAAATAATACCTTGTCACTCAGTACCTCTGTACAATCTGTAAATAAGTAAAGGTTACATTTTTCTACTTGTCTGGGTCTTGTTGATTAATCTTTTTATCaatatatctgtctgtctgtcatgtTACTAAACTATTCAttgcaaataaatcaattattaatgGTTTATTATCAGTAATAAGCCATTAGGAGATAGAATATGAAACTTAAAGGGGTACACCACCTAAATTAAGAATTCCAATATGTTATTTCCATTGCCAATGAAAATTCAATACATGTttcagcatctctctctctctcacagcagTAAGTCTCAAACCTGTGATGTCATCGGGTCTCATCAGGagtctggagctgctccatagacaatgaatgcaagattcattttgtgttattatACCAAAATGAGCTTTATTCTATTGTAGAGTTCTCCGTCCTGAAATAGGATCTGAGAGAGAGTTCTCCATGTTCAATAATGTTTTTGGACCGTCTTAGATCATaggaataacatttttaaattgggTGTAGTTCCCCTTTAAAACAGGAGAGCTGTCCTTTCTATATCTACTATATAGGCCAATATTGTTACGTTTAGAGAGAGCCAGGCCAGCTGTTTCCCCCTATTTCCAGTcataatgctaagctaagctaaccatctgtTAGTGGAAGCCTCCTACCGTAAACTCCattcaaagaaaatgtattttccatttattgttgtatttacaACTCCTTTAATGACTCTCTAACATTTGTAGCTGTAGACCTGAAGGCTCATTAGAAAGTTGGTACACCCTCTGATAAGTTGTCAACTGTGCTCTGCAGctcttctttaaaaaagggACTAACCTGTCAAAACTGTAATTAAAGATGATTaatttctaaaagaaaaaaaaaaaagttacgtAGGAGGATACACACCAGACCGTGATTTGGTCAGACGACCATTTCTAAGGTCCAGGGAAATTAACTTTCAACTTTTGAGTTGCCTAAATTAATGATAACATTACTGTAAACTTAATGGCTAATTAGAAAGTCTGTAAGTCAGAGGGTTCTCACTTTCTAATAAGCCATCATGTCCACAGTTAATAAGTTGAGTTAATAAATTGTTAATGAATGGACTTTTTGTCTGCTAGCAGCATGGCTCTGTGGCTCTGTTGGTCGGCCCACTGCTTTGGTCCACTCTGAAATATCTCACAAACTATTAAATGGATTACCATGAAATTCGATGCAGTCATTCTtgatcctcagaggatgaatccaaCTCACTTTTCCTCTTGCATCAGCATTGGTTTGAAGTTGTCAGTAAAATCTCTCAGCAATAATGAGATTGAAAATTTGGTACTAACTATTTATGCgtccctcaggatgaattgcaaTAACTTCTAATATTTCCTCTTGTGCCAACatcataatcacattttttaatgtgtgttatgATCAAATAACTGCAAAAATGAGTCTCAGCTGCACTTTGACGAAAGTGCAAATTAGCAAATCTTAGTGTGCTAACAAAACTAATGTTGAACATTGTGAGCATTATACCTCTTTAATATCAGCATGTTGTGTCGTCATtgagagcatgttagcatgttaatgTTTGCATTCATCTCAAAGCATTGCTGAATTGAGAggttatgctttagggcggtgttaccttgtgattgacaggtcgcttccACAGCGTTGTGCAGTGTGGGAGTTGCCGTGTTTTCATCTGACAACTTCAAACCAAGATTGTGACGGCCAAAATGAGGCTTCCAAAACAGCAATCCTCAAACTGATTTGTGAGGTAActgtgactacatccacttctatccatctatccatctacatatctatctatctatctatctatctatctatctatctatctatctatctatctatctatctatctatctatctatctatctatctatctatctatctatctatctatctatctatctatctatccttccatctatctatctatctatccatctatcaaTCCATCAATCTATCTAcatatctatccatccatttatatatctatcaatctatcaatctatctatctatccatccatttatatatctatcaatctatctatctatctatctatctatctatctatctatctatctatctatctatctatctatctatctatctatctatctatctatctatctatc
Protein-coding sequences here:
- the grin2ab gene encoding LOW QUALITY PROTEIN: glutamate receptor ionotropic, NMDA 2A (The sequence of the model RefSeq protein was modified relative to this genomic sequence to represent the inferred CDS: inserted 4 bases in 4 codons), with product MCHGNGIKFEHFSSGFTDAVRRNQNAGKRTGQGGCPHRPAHRGGKSQHSPHGLRRRRRKSSATANLQLPRFVTPKGMMGVVGWMLLLLSQMMVPAASQKPPGLSVGVIMGQTRHISDQDLRPPRRPDDALDVSVVILRINQTDPKSVITQVCELLSRSRLHGLVFADGTDQEAIAQILDFLSVQTQLPVLGVHGGSSMIMADKDEKSTFFQFGAALQQEALLMLSIMEEYDWHVFSIVTSKFPGYQDFIGTLKITVDHSFVRWDLQSVVTLDAVDGDPNSKSHIALKRIQSPVILLYCSKDEAVYILEEARSLGLIGAGYIWIVSSLTTGNPDFTPEVFPLGMISVSYDDWEYPLDTRVRDGVGIISYAATAMLREKGELPEAQSSCYSTPSDRSPGKLPPSALRRHMMHVWNEGRDLSFTPDGYQANPKLVVIVLNSERKWEKMGRWENGTLSLMFPVWPRYNSHGDEDADENHLSIVTLEEKPFVIVDNVDILTGTCMRNSVPCRKHVKNNSTAGGSYIKQCCKGFCIDILKKIARNVKFTYDLYLVINGKHGKKINNMWNGMVGEVVYKKAVMAVGSLTINEERSEAIDFSVPFVETGISVMVSRSNGTVSPSAFLEPFSASVWVMMFVMLLIVTAIAVFLFEFVSPLGFNRNLAQGKDPHGPSFTIGKAIWLLWGLVFNNSVPVQNPKGTTSKFIVSVWAFFAVIFLASYTANLAAFMIQEEFVDQVTGLSDKKFQSPYSYSPPFRFGTVPNGSTERNIRKNYPDMHQYMTKYHQTGVVDALVTLKTGKLDAFIYDAAVLNYMAGRDDGCKLVTIGSGYIFATTGYGIALQKGSYWKRLVDLAILGIIGDGEMEELEAQWLTGICHNEKNEVMSSQLDVDNMAGVFYMLATAMGLSILTFISEHLFYWRLRYCFTGVCTGRPGLLFTISRGIWSCIHGVHIDMKKKNPELDFSPQANMLHLLKSAKSMALSSPKRNTVLLQPNILDVMSGKGNSLGLPPKGPGLYSNAAGPHSFLSLSGRHKNLLNNAAPFPVQQKATPLQTSPNKPQLSITNDNGKTRLTGSALAAVPQGSKPRALWKKSVETLKTQPTVVSPGPSPVPSSGPGPPTMKSQRYLPEEPPPHSDISECSSRPPSHKDSDSIAAARGGFKPINQLRKRGEEGGGGGGGGGGVVGGGGSKIYSIDSDQASLQSAPPYQRDSXGGGDDHXLPPDLFPPDSTYSHTHTLSHQVDAPILQLSASLLHHSHSAEADLHSLKDKKYSTYTHSSAKDKAGGSFDTPGAGQGSQSVRPGHCRSCLTKLTGYSGLYTVRSPQARCDACAHLGNLYNISEDHLHSHYSHTHAHPHGGDMFTHFLPQSELGLVGEGDGLVSHFEPSPSSPSPLPSSSPAQHLQLSRQHSYENVLPDGVPERQSQLHTHLRGLSLPDRDRERELTLDEGAYANVLTMRSDRPYSSRXPPSPSPSHHHSLDAPMPXPRRSKSLFPDRPSHNPFLQSAPGTTQRDPSPQSVTRMPQRSSAHELYKQRMPLSLTLGNHGGHHNNQHAGLVDQQVFYPQQEPPVVAYMVPPAGSQPMSYVTAPRASSAGGNRPRLYRRMPSIESDV